CCAGGATGAGGAACAATTCGCCATTCCTCCGGGAAGCGTTGGCCATGACATTCACCGCGACCTCCGTACAGGTTGCTCAGGCCTGCAAGAAAACTTTGGATACCCACAAGAGAGAAGGCGGGACGCTGACCTTCGAACCTTACATGTTCAGGATGCGCGGCGACCACTTCCCCAGATTCCGTACTGGAGGGGGTTCGGGATCATACACCTACCCTGTGTACAAAAGGGATTTCTCGATAGTTACCGAGAAGCGCAACGGGAAGAAGAGACGTCTTCTCAGATTCGGGAAGGTCCCCGGGCTCATCAGGTGCTATAACCAGGGGACAAGGATCGACGGGAAGATCAAGACCTGTACGATCAAACGGAAGGACATGGGCAGCCACTACGAGTACTACGCCTGCATAACATATGAGGAGACTCCCCAATCCTACGTGGATCCTCTCAAGGGTCCCGTAGGCGTGGATATCGGCATCTCCAACATAGCGGCCCTTTCGGACGGTACCAGGTTCCCGAACGACCGCGTCTTCGCCAAGATGTCGAAGAAGGTCGCCAAGATACAAAGGCAGATGAGCCGTGCCCTGTACGGCTCCGAGCATTACAATAAGTTACAAACCAAATTAAATCACACATACGGGAAGATAGAGAACCACAGGAAGAACAACATAGAGAACATCTCGGCGTACATCGTGAAGAACCACGATTTCATCGGGATGGAGAATCTGTCGGTCAAGGCCCTGCGCAATAAATCGAAGAACAGGTTCATGACCAACGGATACAACGACGCATCATTGGGAGCACTAATCAGAAGGATAAAGGACAAGGCTTCAAGCGCCGGTCGCGAGATAGTCCCGGTGCCTCCCAAGGATACGTCGCAGCTGTGCTCGAAATGCGGAAGCATGGTGAAGAAGGGTCTCAGTGTGAGGATACATGTATGTCCTCACTGCGGGTATACGGAGGACCGGGATGTGAACGCATCCCGGAATGTATTCCAACGTGCCCTCAGGCTGAAGATCCAAGGGATGGGCCGGTCATCCCTGTCCCGGTAAGGGACAGAATAGCCGGGCGCCCCAAGGTGCACCGGCACAGTAGTGCGACAGTCATCTTGTTGATAACTGTCGAACTCGGTTAAAAGTTGCGCGCCCGCGCCCGTCCGGGATAGGTTTTTAACGCACCCGTACGTGGGGGAGCTGATGAAAGGAAAGAGAATGCCCAACGAGCTCGAGGCATCGTGGGTAGAGAAGGACATGGCGGGCGGGGAGATAGTCAACGCCCTGGTGCTCATCATGCGCACCAACGGATGCTGTTGGGCCAAGAGCGGCAGCGGGGGATGCACCATGTGCGGATACCGCACCGCATCTCTGAATGGAGTGACCGAGGCCGACCTCAACGCACAGATAGACCAGGCCCTTGCCAAGTACAAGGGCGAACCCTTCGTGAAAATCTACACCTCCGGGAGCTTCTTCGACCCCGAGGAGATTCCCGTGCCCGTCAGGGAGCGCGTGTTCCGCGAATTCGCGGGATGCAGGAGACTCCTTGTGGAGAGCCGTCCGGAGTTCATAACCGATGAGCTGGTGGCATCCCTCCCGAAGAACATTACGGTAGCTCTGGGTCTTGAGTCCTCCAACGAGGAGATCCTCAGGACCAGCATCAACAAGGGCTTTACCGCGGCACAGAGCAAAGCGGCTGGGGAGAGGCTCAAGTTGGCCGGTCTCATGGTGAGGACCTACCTGCTCCTGAAGCCCCCGTTCATGTCCGAGAAGGCCGGTATGGATGATGTCATCTCCTCCGTACGCTTCGCGGGTCCGTTCTCCGACGAGATCTCCATCAATCCCCTCAACATCCAGCACGGGACCTACGTCGAGAGGCTGTGGAAGAGAGGGGACTTCAGACCCCCGTGGATATGGTCTCTGATGGAGGTAATGAAGAAGGTGTCTGGCACAGTGGATTCCCGTATCATATCTTCCCCTTCCGGAGGAGGCTCGCAGAGGGGCGTCCACAACTGCGGTAAATGCGATGCGGAGGCGCTTGCCGCCGTGGAGCGCTTCTCCTTCAGCCAGAACCCCTCCGACCTGAACGTCGCATGCGAATGTAGAAAAACCTGGGAGCAATACCTGGACGCAGAAAGGTATCTGGGAACCGCTGCCGATATCGGCAGGGCGTTCGACAGCGACCTCACCATCAGGATGTGACACCATGGCAGGAGAAATGACCGAGTTCGATATCAAAAGGGGATTCTACGACAAGATCGAGGGTGCAAAACTGGGCGCACTCATGAAGGAAGTCTTCGGCAATGTGTCCGAAGAGAACGGCTGTTTCGT
The sequence above is a segment of the methanogenic archaeon ISO4-H5 genome. Coding sequences within it:
- a CDS encoding transposase IS605 OrfB family; amino-acid sequence: MKTLKVRIEPNSAQRKVIDHNIEANRYVFNTLVTACRQVYNKTDKLPSVFDLNKLTTRMRNNSPFLREALAMTFTATSVQVAQACKKTLDTHKREGGTLTFEPYMFRMRGDHFPRFRTGGGSGSYTYPVYKRDFSIVTEKRNGKKRRLLRFGKVPGLIRCYNQGTRIDGKIKTCTIKRKDMGSHYEYYACITYEETPQSYVDPLKGPVGVDIGISNIAALSDGTRFPNDRVFAKMSKKVAKIQRQMSRALYGSEHYNKLQTKLNHTYGKIENHRKNNIENISAYIVKNHDFIGMENLSVKALRNKSKNRFMTNGYNDASLGALIRRIKDKASSAGREIVPVPPKDTSQLCSKCGSMVKKGLSVRIHVCPHCGYTEDRDVNASRNVFQRALRLKIQGMGRSSLSR
- a CDS encoding TIGR01210 family protein, with the translated sequence MPNELEASWVEKDMAGGEIVNALVLIMRTNGCCWAKSGSGGCTMCGYRTASLNGVTEADLNAQIDQALAKYKGEPFVKIYTSGSFFDPEEIPVPVRERVFREFAGCRRLLVESRPEFITDELVASLPKNITVALGLESSNEEILRTSINKGFTAAQSKAAGERLKLAGLMVRTYLLLKPPFMSEKAGMDDVISSVRFAGPFSDEISINPLNIQHGTYVERLWKRGDFRPPWIWSLMEVMKKVSGTVDSRIISSPSGGGSQRGVHNCGKCDAEALAAVERFSFSQNPSDLNVACECRKTWEQYLDAERYLGTAADIGRAFDSDLTIRM